One window of Amyelois transitella isolate CPQ chromosome 7, ilAmyTran1.1, whole genome shotgun sequence genomic DNA carries:
- the LOC106132347 gene encoding cuticle protein 7-like, giving the protein MFTKVFTLSAVLAAVNAGLLPVHHAAVSSQSIVRHDAPAHYASAHYAPAHYATAHYAPAHYAAPAHYAAPAHYAAPLVHAAPVVHAAPIAVAHDSHPKYDYAYSVADPHTGDHKSQHESRDGGAVHGSYSLVEPDGSVRKVEYTADDHHGFNAVVHKTPGHHPAPVVHAPVVHAAPLAHLALAPLAHGHHGLLGHY; this is encoded by the exons ATGTTCACCAAA GTATTCACCCTCAGCGCCGTGCTGGCCGCAGTCAATGCCGGTCTCCTCCCGGTGCACCACGCCGCCGTCTCCTCACAGAGCATCGTGCGTCACGACGCCCCAGCCCACTACGCCTCGGCCCACTATGCGCCGGCTCACTACGCTACGGCCCACTACGCCCCAGCTCACTACGCTGCACCAGCCCACTACGCTGCCCCAGCCCACTACGCCGCTCCTTTGGTTCATGCTGCTCCCGTAGTCCACGCTGCCCCTATCGCAGTTGCTCATGAC tcTCATCCCAAATACGACTACGCCTACTCCGTGGCTGACCCCCACACCGGCGACCACAAGAGCCAGCACGAGTCCCGCGACGGTGGCGCCGTCCATGGCAGCTACTCCCTGGTGGAACCCGACGGCTCTGTCCGCAAAGTAGAATACACCGCTGATGACCACCATGG TTTCAACGCCGTCGTGCACAAGACACCCGGCCACCACCCCGCCCCCGTGGTCCACGCCCCCGTGGTCCACGCCGCCCCTCTGGCTCACCTCGCCCTCGCCCCGTTGGCCCATGGCCATCATGGTCTCCTCGGACATTACTAA
- the LOC106132319 gene encoding uncharacterized protein LOC106132319 isoform X2, producing MIAKAAVILSVVAFAAAGVLELSGYQGYEQEPVAYAQVPAAPVHYSGYEDRHVDYHAHPKYDYSYSVSDPHTGDHKTQHEVRDGDVVKGEYSLLQPDGTFRKVTYTADDHNGFNAVVKSFLPESALGVARKTPEVKIKNDPLPCKETKSEALIVEPEPSKEENLDDDGKTSSKTPLRENYSELAVVPVVPENKASNKSDPQNKTQTSNFVLYVTESPEGYGKHGKHPADVSFQASEYESLDITTNPNAEPTTLPALTELIPGSNKDDCDDKTHTHEAAQATNPQVSSLNGVSAFNDIIKCVQAAIANKNASNISPLTYIILPGTNKIC from the exons ATGATCGCTAAA GCCGCAGTAATTCTGTCAGTGGTCGCGTTCGCGGCGGCCGGCGTCCTGGAACTCTCAGGATACCAAGGATACGAACAGGAACCAGTTGCGTACGCGCAGGTCCCAGCCGCCCCAGTACACTACTCCGGCTACGAAGACAGACATGTCGACTATCAT GCTCACCCCAAATACGACTACTCCTACTCAGTGTCAGATCCCCACACCGGCGACCACAAGACCCAGCACGAGGTGCGCGACGGCGACGTCGTGAAGGGAGAGTACTCGCTTCTCCAGCCTGATGGCACCTTCCGCAAGGTCACCTACACCGCTGACGACCACAACGG ATTCAACGCTGTTGTAAAAAGCTTTCTACCGGAATCTGCACTTGGTGTTGCTAGAAAGACACCAGAAGTAAAAATCAAGAACGACCCACTACCTTGCAAGGAAACAAAAAGTGAAGCGTTAATAGTAGAACCGGAACCCAGCAAAGAGGAGAATTTAGATGATGACGGTAAGACAAGTTCAAAGACGCCTCTTCGTGAAAATTATAGTGAATTGGCAGTAGTACCAGTTGTTCCTGAAAATAAAGCTAGCAATAAATCTGACCCACAAAACAAAACTCAAACATCTAATTTTGTTCTTTATGTTACGGAATCTCCGGAAGGATACGGTAAACATGGCAAACATCCAGCCGACGTTTCTTTCCAGGCTAGTGAATATGAGTCTTTAGATATTACAACAAATCCCAACGCTGAACCGACCACATTACCAGCATTAACAGAACTGATTCCGGGTTCCAACAAAGATGATTGTGATGACAAAACACATACGCATGAAGCTGCTCAGGCTACGAACCCTCAAGTTTCATCTCTGAACGGAGTTTCAGCATTCAATGATATCATCAAATGTGTTCAAGCAGCAATAGCAAATAAGAATGCATCAAATATTTCTCCACTTACATACATCATACTGCCTGGTACcaacaaaatatgttaa
- the LOC106132319 gene encoding cuticle protein 19 isoform X3, producing the protein MIAKAAVILSVVAFAAAGVLELSGYQGYEQEPVAYAQVPAAPVHYSGYEDRHVDYHAHPKYDYSYSVSDPHTGDHKTQHEVRDGDVVKGEYSLLQPDGTFRKVTYTADDHNGFNAVVENSGPSHHASYH; encoded by the exons ATGATCGCTAAA GCCGCAGTAATTCTGTCAGTGGTCGCGTTCGCGGCGGCCGGCGTCCTGGAACTCTCAGGATACCAAGGATACGAACAGGAACCAGTTGCGTACGCGCAGGTCCCAGCCGCCCCAGTACACTACTCCGGCTACGAAGACAGACATGTCGACTATCAT GCTCACCCCAAATACGACTACTCCTACTCAGTGTCAGATCCCCACACCGGCGACCACAAGACCCAGCACGAGGTGCGCGACGGCGACGTCGTGAAGGGAGAGTACTCGCTTCTCCAGCCTGATGGCACCTTCCGCAAGGTCACCTACACCGCTGACGACCACAACGG attcaACGCAGTAGTAGAAAATAGCGGGCCGTCTCACCACGCCTCATACCACTAA
- the LOC106132319 gene encoding uncharacterized protein LOC106132319 isoform X1, with the protein MIPKIFRLLLGVFWLQAVYGGYSQVYVQSGAESIPAEYVKYGAPRAISNGRIAALTAPPVGSVLPNVVPCVAPCIVPQTVEALAPVPQNARIISFNTPSAPSVAAPPKDEKTSYEYSYVVYDEDTGDRKAQRELSDGSVVHGEYSFVQPDGYIREVKYTADDLTGFNAVVKSFLPESALGVARKTPEVKIKNDPLPCKETKSEALIVEPEPSKEENLDDDGKTSSKTPLRENYSELAVVPVVPENKASNKSDPQNKTQTSNFVLYVTESPEGYGKHGKHPADVSFQASEYESLDITTNPNAEPTTLPALTELIPGSNKDDCDDKTHTHEAAQATNPQVSSLNGVSAFNDIIKCVQAAIANKNASNISPLTYIILPGTNKIC; encoded by the exons ATGATTCCTAAA ATTTTTCGATTACTTTTGGGTGTTTTTTGGCTACAAGCAGTCTATGGAGGATATTCACAAGTTTACGTTCAAAGTGGAGCAGAATCAATTCCAGCAGAATACGTCAAGTATGGTGCACCGAGAGCCATTTCCAATGGAAGAATTGCGGCTCTCACAGCACCGCCAGTCGGATCTGTTTTACCAAATGTGGTACCCTGTGTAGCTCCATGTATCGTGCCACAAACTGTTGAAGCATTGGCACCTGTGCCACAAAATGCTAGAATCATATCATTTAATACACCGAGTGCTCCAAGTGTAGCAGCACCGCCTAAGGAT GAAAAAACAAGCTACGAATATTCATATGTGGTTTATGATGAGGATACAGGAGACAGAAAAGCACAACGAGAACTAAGCGACGGTTCGGTGGTCCATGGAGAGTACTCTTTTGTACAACCAGATGGTTATATACGCGAGGTGAAATATACCGCTGATGATCTCACAGG ATTCAACGCTGTTGTAAAAAGCTTTCTACCGGAATCTGCACTTGGTGTTGCTAGAAAGACACCAGAAGTAAAAATCAAGAACGACCCACTACCTTGCAAGGAAACAAAAAGTGAAGCGTTAATAGTAGAACCGGAACCCAGCAAAGAGGAGAATTTAGATGATGACGGTAAGACAAGTTCAAAGACGCCTCTTCGTGAAAATTATAGTGAATTGGCAGTAGTACCAGTTGTTCCTGAAAATAAAGCTAGCAATAAATCTGACCCACAAAACAAAACTCAAACATCTAATTTTGTTCTTTATGTTACGGAATCTCCGGAAGGATACGGTAAACATGGCAAACATCCAGCCGACGTTTCTTTCCAGGCTAGTGAATATGAGTCTTTAGATATTACAACAAATCCCAACGCTGAACCGACCACATTACCAGCATTAACAGAACTGATTCCGGGTTCCAACAAAGATGATTGTGATGACAAAACACATACGCATGAAGCTGCTCAGGCTACGAACCCTCAAGTTTCATCTCTGAACGGAGTTTCAGCATTCAATGATATCATCAAATGTGTTCAAGCAGCAATAGCAAATAAGAATGCATCAAATATTTCTCCACTTACATACATCATACTGCCTGGTACcaacaaaatatgttaa
- the LOC106132360 gene encoding larval cuticle protein A2B, protein MFSKIVGLVAMVAAAQAGLLSHGGYSVSSQSNLVHHDTHYAAPLVHYAPVEHAPVYTAAPVSHAYSGHGHEDYYSHPKYHYSYSVEDPHTGDHKSQHESRDGDVVKGEYSLLQPDGTFRKVSYSADDHNGFNAVVHNSGPSHHVYSSQYHHY, encoded by the exons atgttctcTAAA ATCGTTGGTCTCGTAGCTATGGTGGCGGCGGCCCAGGCTGGCCTGCTGAGTCACGGGGGATACTCTGTGTCGTCTCAAAGCAATTTGGTCCACCATGACACCCACTACGCTGCCCCCTTAGTCCACTACGCTCCCGTGGAACATGCTCCCGTGTACACCGCCGCTCCCGTGTCCCATGCGTACTCTGGTCATGGTCATGAGGATTACTAT TCTCACCCTAAATACCACTACTCTTACTCCGTGGAGGACCCTCACACCGGCGACCACAAGTCCCAGCACGAGAGCCGCGACGGTGACGTCGTGAAGGGAGAGTACTCTCTTCTCCAGCCCGATGGCACCTTCCGCAAAGTCTCCTACTCCGCTGACGACCACAATGG ATTCAACGCGGTGGTCCACAACTCCGGACCTAGCCATCACGTGTACTCCTCCCAATACCACCATTACTAG
- the LOC106131895 gene encoding cuticle protein 18.6-like gives MFSKILAFGALVAAANAGLYGHGHAVSSQSIVRHDESHHSAPLVHAAPVAHYAAPVAHYAAPVAHYAAPAAHYAAPVAHYAPVEHYAAPAHEEHGHDYYAHPKYDYAYSVADPHTGDHKSQHESRDGDAVHGFYSLVQPDGSVRKVEYTADDHNGFNAVVHNTAPAVHPAPLITFIAVVTVVTAEYDYGHAVSSQSIIRQDGDYALGHLVAPSHYAAPLVHASPLAHYAAPLPLAGYGGYDHDYPKYAFEYSVSDPHTGDVKSQHESRDGDVVHGYYSLVQPDGSVRKVEYTADDHNGFNAVVLNSAPTIHLEPEHHHDY, from the exons atgttcagcaaa aTCTTAGCTTTCGGCGCCCTCGTGGCAGCGGCCAACGCTGGCCTGTACGGCCACGGCCACGCTGTGTCTTCTCAAAGTATCGTCCGTCACGACGAAAGCCACCACTCCGCTCCGCTAGTCCATGCTGCCCCTGTGGCCCACTACGCTGCCCCCGTGGCCCACTACGCCGCCCCTGTCGCCCACTACGCCGCTCCTGCCGCCCACTACGCCGCTCCCGTCGCTCACTACGCCCCCGTTGAGCACTACGCTGCCCCAGCGCATGAAGAGCATGGTCATGATTACTac GCTCACCCCAAATACGACTACGCCTACTCCGTGGCTGACCCCCACACCGGCGACCACAAGAGCCAGCACGAGTCCCGCGACGGTGACGCCGTGCATGGCTTCTACTCTCTGGTTCAGCCTGATGGCTCCGTGCGTAAGGTTGAATACACCGCTGATGACCACAATGG attCAACGCGGTAGTCCACAACACCGCCCCCGCCGTCCACCCTGCGCCT TTAATAACCTTCATCGCAGTAGTAACTGTAGTGACGGCTGAATACGATTACGGCCATGCAGTCTCTTCACAGTCGATCATCCGCCAGGACGGAGACTACGCCCTCGGTCACCTGGTAGCACCTTCTCACTACGCTGCACCCCTGGTACACGCGTCTCCACTTGCCCACTACGCCGCTCCTTTACCTCTTGCTGGATATGGGGGATAT GACCATGACTATCCAAAGTATGCCTTCGAATACTCAGTATCTGACCCTCACACGGGAGATGTGAAGTCTCAGCATGAGAGTCGTGACGGTGACGTGGTCCACGGGTATTATTCCCTGGTGCAACCTGATGGCTCCGTCCGCAAGGTGGAGTACACAGCTGATGACCACAACGG GTTCAATGCTGTAGTACTGAACTCGGCTCCAACCATTCACCTGGAGCCTGAACATCATCacgattattaa